ACCGACCCCGGATTCTCGTCGTGGAAGATGACCGGCAGCTGTCCCGGATGCTGGCGGACCTCCTGGAATCGGAGGGCTACGCCGTGACCCTGGCTTTTGACGGGCAGCGCGCACTCCACGAGGGCCTGACCCACCCCTTCGACGTTCTGCTCCTGGACCGCGGGCTGCCCGCCATCGAGGGACTGGATGTGCTGTCGCGGCTCCGCAGCCGCGGGATCCTGACACCGGCCCTGGTCCTGTCCGCCCTGGGCAACCCCGCGGACCGCGTCGAGGGGCTGGACCGCGGAGCCGAAGACTACCTGGCGAAACCCTTTGACATTGACGAGCTGCTGGCCCGCCTTCGGGCACTGCGGCGCCGGAACATCGCACGGGTTCCCGTCCTGTCCGTGCCCGGCGGAGTTTTCGACACCGCGGGCCGCACGGTAACCACCGACGAGGGGGAAGTGGTGGTGCTCTCGGACCGGGAGAGTGCGCTGCTGGAACACCTGGCCCGCCGGCCTGGTCAGGTGTTTCCGCGGGCTGACCTGCTGAGCGCAGTCTTTCCGGAAGCGGACGACGACGGGGTGGTGGACACATATGTGCATTACCTTCGGCGCAAGCTGGGCAGGCAGGCAGTGCTGACGGTGCGGGGAATCGGTTATCGGCTCGGTGCCGGGTCATGAGGGTTCGGCGGCCGTT
This genomic interval from Arthrobacter sunyaminii contains the following:
- a CDS encoding response regulator transcription factor, which encodes MTDRPRILVVEDDRQLSRMLADLLESEGYAVTLAFDGQRALHEGLTHPFDVLLLDRGLPAIEGLDVLSRLRSRGILTPALVLSALGNPADRVEGLDRGAEDYLAKPFDIDELLARLRALRRRNIARVPVLSVPGGVFDTAGRTVTTDEGEVVVLSDRESALLEHLARRPGQVFPRADLLSAVFPEADDDGVVDTYVHYLRRKLGRQAVLTVRGIGYRLGAGS